A DNA window from Nitrospinota bacterium contains the following coding sequences:
- a CDS encoding trypsin-like peptidase domain-containing protein, whose product MESGNGFERVGPPTAEVDSDSDDGILDAYSRAVIRVAEEVSPSVVNIEVRHRRRGRKAMDPRFPQEARGNGSGFIFTPDGFVLTNSHVVHGATSIEVTLPDGRRFEADLIGGDPHTDLAVLRIDAPKVVPAALGDSQSIRVGQLVVAIGNPYGFQATVTAGVVSALGRSLRSRSGRLIDNVIQTDAALNPGNSGGPLVTSGGEVIGVNTAVILPAQGICFAIGINTAKFVAGRLIRDGKVMRSYIGVGGQNVPLQRRVVRFHGLPAESGILVVSIEKNSPARRAGLQEGDVIVAYDGNEVVGIDDLHKLLTEERVGVSSALTIIRGHEKRVLSVVPEESPANAGGADSP is encoded by the coding sequence ATGGAATCAGGCAATGGCTTCGAGAGAGTGGGGCCGCCGACCGCTGAGGTCGACTCGGATTCGGATGATGGTATTCTCGACGCCTATTCGCGGGCGGTAATCAGAGTAGCCGAAGAAGTAAGCCCCTCGGTGGTGAATATCGAGGTCCGTCATCGGCGCAGGGGCCGGAAGGCAATGGATCCGCGATTCCCGCAGGAGGCGCGGGGGAATGGCTCTGGATTCATCTTCACACCGGACGGATTTGTTCTTACCAACAGCCACGTCGTGCATGGAGCGACATCTATCGAGGTGACGCTGCCTGATGGACGCCGGTTTGAGGCGGACCTCATAGGCGGGGACCCTCACACCGACCTTGCCGTGCTCAGAATCGATGCGCCAAAGGTTGTGCCGGCGGCGTTGGGGGACTCGCAATCCATTCGCGTGGGCCAGCTGGTCGTTGCCATTGGCAACCCGTACGGCTTTCAGGCGACGGTAACTGCGGGCGTTGTGAGCGCGCTCGGCCGCTCGCTTCGGTCGCGCTCGGGCCGCCTCATCGATAACGTCATCCAGACCGATGCCGCGTTGAACCCCGGCAACTCGGGCGGTCCGCTCGTCACCTCTGGTGGGGAGGTCATCGGAGTCAACACCGCCGTAATTCTCCCGGCACAGGGCATCTGCTTCGCGATCGGCATTAACACTGCCAAGTTCGTGGCCGGACGGCTCATCCGAGACGGGAAGGTCATGCGAAGCTACATCGGAGTCGGAGGTCAAAATGTGCCCCTCCAGCGCCGGGTTGTACGCTTTCATGGCTTACCGGCTGAAAGCGGCATCCTCGTCGTCTCAATTGAGAAGAACAGCCCGGCCCGGCGCGCCGGCCTTCAAGAAGGAGACGTTATCGTTGCGTACGACGGCAACGAAGTTGTTGGAATAGATGATTTACATAAATTGTTGACAGAGGAGCGGGTGGGTGTGAGTTCGGCGCTGACGATCATCAGGGGCCACGAGAAGAGAGTCCTCTCGGTCGTCCCGGAAGAGTCGCCGGCTAATGCAGGAGGGGCGGACTCGCCATGA
- a CDS encoding SRPBCC family protein codes for MTRITDEIRINAPKNKVWEIISDLGGIENYHPGVKKSYYTSEIRKGVGASRFCELLPMGSIEESATEWEEGEGYVLEVLSGEKLPPFRKAHLRFTVKEEGQETLATISFDYTLKFGPIGRLLDAWKVRPMFRKVIPRVLDGLKQNSENGGRTVPSGK; via the coding sequence ATGACACGAATTACCGATGAGATTCGAATAAATGCCCCGAAGAACAAGGTCTGGGAGATCATCTCCGACCTCGGTGGCATAGAGAACTATCATCCCGGTGTTAAAAAGTCGTACTACACCTCGGAGATTAGGAAAGGTGTGGGGGCGAGTCGATTTTGCGAGCTTCTCCCGATGGGTTCGATAGAGGAATCCGCCACTGAGTGGGAGGAAGGCGAAGGCTACGTATTGGAAGTCCTTTCCGGAGAAAAGCTTCCGCCATTCAGGAAGGCGCACCTCAGGTTTACGGTAAAGGAAGAGGGACAGGAGACCCTCGCAACCATCAGCTTCGACTACACTTTGAAGTTTGGGCCCATTGGCAGGCTACTGGATGCATGGAAGGTTAGGCCTATGTTTCGCAAGGTCATTCCTCGCGTCCTTGACGGACTTAAGCAAAACAGCGAGAACGGCGGGAGAACGGTCCCATCCGGAAAGTAG
- a CDS encoding glucose 1-dehydrogenase, with translation MKAVAVHPGEKGSAHLREVPTPDVGPGEVLVRVVQVGLDGTDTEINDGLYGEAPPGDDYLIIGHESLGVVEDVGSEVSDLSVGDLVVATVRRPGGCINCQAGENDMCLDGDYTERGIKGAHGFLADYYVEVPDYLVTLPAGYEPVGVLLEPVTVAEKGIVQALEVQRRMAWEPGRALVLGAGPLGLLATALLRIMGLETYTVARAPADGASLKQQLIAEMGAAYLSSREHPVHELGSELGRIDLIFEATGHSGVVFDAMQALGVNGVMCLTGITGGDAVREIPADKINLEMVLGNKLVFGSVNANRRYFELGVGHIGEIRDRWPGLLERFFTQRLSIEEFEKGLYRPKDDIKTVVELQS, from the coding sequence ATGAAAGCCGTTGCTGTACACCCAGGAGAGAAGGGGAGCGCCCACCTGCGGGAGGTGCCCACGCCCGATGTCGGTCCAGGTGAGGTTCTGGTCCGCGTGGTCCAGGTGGGGCTCGACGGCACCGATACCGAGATCAACGATGGCTTATACGGCGAGGCCCCCCCTGGCGACGATTACCTCATTATCGGACACGAATCGTTGGGCGTCGTCGAAGATGTGGGCTCGGAAGTTTCCGATTTAAGCGTCGGAGATCTGGTCGTCGCTACGGTCCGTCGGCCGGGCGGTTGCATCAACTGCCAGGCCGGGGAAAATGACATGTGTCTTGACGGCGACTACACCGAGCGGGGCATCAAGGGCGCCCACGGTTTCCTCGCCGACTATTACGTAGAGGTCCCCGACTACCTAGTCACATTGCCCGCGGGGTATGAGCCGGTCGGCGTGCTCTTAGAGCCTGTCACCGTTGCCGAGAAAGGGATCGTCCAGGCCCTGGAAGTTCAGCGGCGCATGGCCTGGGAGCCTGGGCGCGCCCTCGTGCTCGGGGCGGGCCCCCTTGGCCTTCTGGCCACGGCCCTGCTGAGGATAATGGGTCTGGAGACCTACACTGTGGCCCGCGCGCCGGCTGACGGGGCGAGCCTGAAGCAGCAACTGATTGCCGAGATGGGGGCCGCCTACCTGAGCAGTCGGGAGCACCCGGTCCACGAGCTGGGAAGCGAGCTTGGCCGCATAGACCTCATCTTTGAGGCCACGGGCCACTCCGGGGTAGTCTTCGATGCGATGCAAGCCCTCGGGGTCAATGGGGTGATGTGTCTGACCGGGATCACAGGCGGCGACGCCGTGAGGGAAATTCCCGCCGACAAGATCAACCTTGAGATGGTGCTCGGCAACAAGTTGGTCTTCGGCAGCGTAAACGCAAACCGTCGCTACTTCGAGCTGGGAGTGGGCCACATTGGAGAGATCCGCGACAGGTGGCCCGGCCTTCTGGAGCGCTTCTTCACCCAACGTCTTTCCATCGAGGAGTTCGAGAAGGGGCTCTATCGCCCCAAGGACGACATCAAGACGGTGGTGGAGCTGCAGTCGTAA
- a CDS encoding SDR family oxidoreductase → MTTPSNIKTVLITGASSGIGLGVAQAYLDLGANVVLNARNEAKLTEVAKNLGRSDQIAVVPGDIGLKETGQRMVDAAVERFGRVDVLLNNAGHFFSKPFTEYTEEDLDGFLSAHLKGTYLTSQAAARQMRTQGGGAIINITTVLASRGVTAIPASALVAAKGAMNAITTSLAIELAPDNIRVNAVALGIIKTPIHGMTDEQFEELNAMQPLGRVGEIKDAVDAVLYLADANFVTGVVLPVDGGVAAGGE, encoded by the coding sequence ATGACCACACCAAGTAACATCAAAACAGTTCTTATCACGGGAGCATCCAGCGGCATCGGGTTGGGCGTTGCTCAAGCGTATCTGGACCTGGGTGCGAACGTCGTCCTGAACGCCCGCAACGAAGCGAAGCTGACCGAGGTGGCGAAAAACCTCGGGCGCTCGGACCAGATAGCCGTTGTGCCTGGTGACATTGGCCTCAAGGAGACGGGCCAGAGGATGGTCGACGCAGCCGTCGAGCGCTTCGGGCGAGTCGACGTTCTCCTCAACAATGCGGGCCACTTCTTTTCCAAGCCGTTCACCGAATATACGGAAGAAGATCTCGACGGTTTTCTCTCAGCCCATCTCAAGGGGACATACCTCACCTCCCAGGCCGCCGCGAGGCAGATGCGCACACAAGGCGGCGGGGCCATTATCAACATCACCACCGTCTTGGCGTCTCGCGGGGTCACCGCGATTCCCGCCAGCGCGCTCGTGGCCGCCAAAGGGGCCATGAATGCGATAACCACGAGTCTTGCGATCGAGCTCGCACCGGACAACATCCGTGTGAATGCCGTTGCGCTGGGCATTATCAAAACTCCTATCCATGGCATGACCGACGAGCAGTTCGAAGAGCTGAACGCCATGCAGCCGCTGGGCCGTGTCGGCGAAATCAAGGACGCCGTCGACGCGGTGCTATACCTTGCCGACGCGAATTTCGTCACAGGCGTCGTCTTGCCGGTCGATGGCGGCGTCGCTGCGGGAGGCGAGTAG
- a CDS encoding RNA polymerase sigma factor RpoD/SigA produces the protein MSTKAENPGKSNVDPMSQYLRDISSLPMLTREEEIELARRVQKGDRDAIRKLVEGNLRFVVSVASKFSASSIALIDLVNEGNIGLIRAAEKFDPDRGVKFITYAVWWIRAAIQSALAKQSGVIGMPQKQRDVVYKIHQKEQELTKLLGRDPSRDEVAEAIRLTPEEIEVKLRAASLPLSLDELISNEPSLNYLNTLKADFQVDEGLIAEDLQEEIESLVKTLSRRERDIISMRFGLNGYDPMTLHEIGEIMKLSKERIRQIEAEALKELQETARDRDLEAALS, from the coding sequence ATGTCAACTAAAGCGGAAAATCCCGGAAAAAGCAACGTGGATCCGATGTCGCAGTATCTCAGAGATATATCATCCCTCCCTATGCTAACGAGGGAAGAGGAGATCGAGCTTGCCCGCCGCGTCCAAAAGGGGGACCGGGATGCGATTCGCAAGCTTGTCGAGGGCAACCTGCGATTTGTCGTCAGCGTGGCCTCGAAGTTCAGCGCCTCCTCAATTGCCCTGATCGACCTCGTAAACGAAGGAAACATAGGCCTCATCAGGGCGGCCGAGAAATTTGATCCAGACAGGGGGGTGAAATTCATCACCTACGCCGTCTGGTGGATCAGGGCCGCCATCCAGAGTGCGCTTGCCAAGCAGAGCGGAGTTATCGGGATGCCGCAAAAGCAACGCGATGTGGTCTACAAGATCCACCAGAAGGAGCAGGAGCTCACCAAACTATTGGGGCGCGACCCCAGTCGAGACGAGGTGGCCGAGGCTATTAGGCTCACCCCTGAGGAAATCGAGGTCAAGCTCAGGGCCGCCAGTCTACCGCTCTCCCTTGATGAATTGATTTCCAATGAGCCGAGCCTCAACTATTTGAACACCCTAAAGGCCGACTTCCAGGTGGACGAGGGTCTGATCGCTGAGGACCTTCAGGAAGAGATCGAAAGTCTCGTGAAGACCTTGAGCAGGCGCGAACGGGACATTATCAGCATGAGATTCGGCCTGAACGGATACGATCCGATGACCCTGCATGAGATTGGTGAGATAATGAAGTTGTCGAAAGAGCGGATTCGCCAGATTGAGGCCGAGGCCCTCAAAGAGCTCCAGGAGACAGCCAGGGACCGCGACCTGGAAGCGGCATTGAGTTAA
- the trxA gene encoding thioredoxin — MAKTATHLELTDENFQAEVLESREPVLVDFWADWCGPCRAIAPVIEELAADFEGQAKVGKVDVDTNAHVAAQYEIRSIPSLLLFKDGGVVDRVVGVVPKRVLADKLNRLVQEA, encoded by the coding sequence ATGGCAAAAACAGCGACGCACCTTGAACTAACGGACGAAAACTTCCAGGCCGAAGTCCTTGAAAGCCGCGAGCCGGTGCTGGTGGATTTCTGGGCTGACTGGTGCGGCCCGTGCCGCGCCATCGCTCCGGTGATCGAAGAACTGGCAGCTGATTTTGAGGGACAAGCTAAAGTGGGCAAGGTGGATGTTGACACCAACGCCCATGTGGCCGCGCAGTATGAAATCCGCTCCATCCCTAGCCTGCTCCTGTTTAAGGATGGTGGGGTCGTGGATCGGGTCGTCGGTGTGGTCCCAAAGAGGGTATTGGCCGACAAGCTCAACAGATTGGTCCAGGAGGCATGA